The Candidatus Woesearchaeota archaeon DNA window CCTTTCTGTGATGTGGGCTTTCTTGATCAGGTCAATAAAAACAGCTTTGGAAATCGCAATCTCCAATGGCTGCTCTTTCAGCTTCTTATTCGCCTCAAGATACCAGCTGCCAAGAGAATACAAAATGAATTGCTGTTTTTTTGTTAGCGCCATAAACCCCCTTTATCACAATCAAGCATCATTTATATTTAAATTTATCTTTTCCTTATAAATAGCTTTAAATAAGCCAATGCATTCATTCTGAGTTAATGAGATGAAAAAAGGTTTTTCGAAAGCAACAGATGATGTAATCAGGAAGTCAGACATAGTTCTGGAGATATTGGATGCAAGGTATGTTTCCGAAAGCAGAAACCTTAAGACTGAGAACAAGATAAAGTCATACGGAAAAAAGCTCATCTATGTTGCAAACAAATGCGACCTTGTTGATAAGGATGTCATTGAAAATCAAATGAAGGCGCTGAAGCCATCTGCCTTTGTTTCCGCTAAAAAGCATTACGGAATGACTATTTTAAAAAGATTAATAATCAGGGAAAGCAATAACATGGCTGACCCTAAAGTTGGCGTAATAGGCTATCCGAATGTCGGAAAAAGCTCAATCATCAATATGCTGAAAGGCGCAAAAGCAGCGATTACAGGCTCCATGCCAGGCATTACAAGGGGCCTGCAGCTTGTCCGCGCGGGAAAGATCATGCTTATCGACGCCCCGGGCGTAATCCCTTTCTCAGAGAAAGACCCGACAAAGCATGCGCTTATGGGAGCAAAATCTTTTGTTAATTCTGAAGACCCGTCCCTTGTTGTAATGGATATCATGAAAGAAAGGCCTGGCCTGATTGAGTATGCTTACGGCGTTGCTGTTAGTGATGACAAAGAAAAAACACTTGAAGAGATCGCACTGAAATCAAATTCAGTTATCAAAGGCAATAAGCCAGACATCAACAGAATTTCAAAAAGGATTCTGATGAGGATTATGAAAGCAGAGATAAGGATTTAAAGTTTTTATTTTCTTCCATATTTTTCTCTAAGGGTTTGTTCCCAACCAAAGATTTTTAAAAGAAACTTTTCATGTTCTTTAAACTTCTCAATCAACTTAGAATTTATTTTTATTATCTTAAATGAAGTAATATTCACAAGAACTATTTCATTCTTATTACTCGTCTTTTCATCAAGTTCCCAATGAGCCACAGCATTTCTTACTTGCTGTATAAATCTTAAAGCTTCTTTTGTTTTTGCATATCTCTTCAATTTTTTGAAGTAAGGAATTTGTTCATATAATGAAATCTTTTTGTCAAAACTAAAGTAAGGTGTTTCTAGGATATGATAAAGAAAATCTGATGCTTGTTGATTAGTTTTAGGGAAAAAATATGTTCTTAGATTCCAAGAAAGAGCAGACTCAATTACAACCGAATCTGAAAGAATAGTTCCTCTAATTTGACCTAATTTTTCATTAATCTCTTTGTTATACATAGTATAAGGAATAATGTCTTTATGTTTATAAATGTTTATGAGGAAAAGCTAAGTGGATAGATAGTTCGGTTTCCTAAAAGAAAATCATTTAAGCTTTTTCTTGATATCCTTATTAAAAAAGTATATCGCTGCTGTAGCTATACCTCCGATAACTGCACCGACCCAACCTAATCCAGCACCAATAAGTGTCTCTGTAAGGCTTTTAGCTACTAGAGCAATCAATACAATAAGAACCATGCCTATAAGGATATACTTAGCAAGACCCACCATATTTTCTATTTCTTTTTCAAAAGCCATTTTTATACCCAGTATAATCAGATAGATACTGCTTCTTTATAAATTTATTTATAAAGGGAAATATAGTTCGGTTTCCGAAAGATGTATATATCCCGAAAAATTAGTAGCCCCGGGCGGATTCGAACCGCCGTCTCAGCCTCCAAAGGGCCGAATG harbors:
- a CDS encoding 50S ribosome-binding GTPase, which codes for MKKGFSKATDDVIRKSDIVLEILDARYVSESRNLKTENKIKSYGKKLIYVANKCDLVDKDVIENQMKALKPSAFVSAKKHYGMTILKRLIIRESNNMADPKVGVIGYPNVGKSSIINMLKGAKAAITGSMPGITRGLQLVRAGKIMLIDAPGVIPFSEKDPTKHALMGAKSFVNSEDPSLVVMDIMKERPGLIEYAYGVAVSDDKEKTLEEIALKSNSVIKGNKPDINRISKRILMRIMKAEIRI